ACATCAAAATTGGTTTTTTTAAGATGCGGTTCCGCTTCCAGCGGATTGGACACCGCAACAGCAGAATATCCGGCTTCCCGAAGTTCTTCTTCCAGAATAGACCGCTTTATCGGTTCATCATCGACTATGAGAATAGTTCCCTTTTGTTCAGACAAGGCTGCAATCCTTCTGGTAAACCCTTGGAATTTTAATTTCGAACCGGGCCCCTCCAAGGGATGATGGCCGGGAAGACAGCACCAAATCGCCGCCGCCGGCCCGAATAAGCTGACGGGAAATCGGCAGTCCTAATCCGGTGCCCCTTCCCGAAGGTTTTGTAGTATAGAATAATTCAAATATTTTCTCTTCGCTTTCCTGCGGAATACCGGCGCCATTATCTTCAACGGATATATATACCCATTTGGCGTCGCATACTGCCTCGATGAATATTTCCGGTGCATCCTTTTCTTTCACCGCTTCGACCGCATTAAGGACCAGATTCAGCAAGGCCTGAACCATTGCCGGTTTATTGCATAAACATGTACAGGTTCCGGGTTTATGCCATGTCAGCTTTATTTTCCGGAATTTCAACTTCCCCTGCATCATTACTTCAAGAGTGTCGACGATGTCTGAGGTCATGCAAACTTCCGCCGTAGCTATAGTGCCCGAGCGGGCAAACATCAGCATGTTCTCGATCACCTCATTGATCCGCTCCAGTCCCTCGTGAATCATGGGGAGAAATTTGGTCTGGCGCTCGCTTTTTACCGATTCCGCTTCCAGATATCGAACACACTCCAGCATACCGTCAAGGGGGTTGCGAATCTCATGGGTAAGACCCGCGGCCATTTCGCCGAGGGCCGATAAACGTTCTGTATGGATCATTTTCTTCTGGATTACCGCCCGCTCATGCTCTAGCGTATTAAGGCGGCGCACCATTTCATTAAAACCATGGGCCAGTGACTCGATTTCCCGCGTTCCCTTGAGCTCGAGCGCAGTTTCGGGTGTTTTTTCAGGAGTAAACCGGGAGACTTCCCTTTCCAGGATATTGATCGGCCGGCTTACTTTTACTGAAACAAACCATGCTCCGGCAAAAATCAAAATCAAAGCTCCGGTCATTCCGATGCTCAATACAATAAACAAATGGGTCAAACTCTCCAGGGCATGTTTTCTCGAAAACCCGATATGCAGCCAACCCAATTGACCGGACATGATGGGAACGGAAACATCTAATATGGGACCTTCGCCGGTCCGGAATCTCAAAACCTGTTTTCTGTTATTCTTCAATATTTTCTGTAATTCAAGCGGGAACCCGTTCTTAAAGGTATGGGAAATAATACCGCCGCCGGAATCTTCGATACACATATAGGTTATGTTCTGATCGGTCGAAGCAGCTTTTTCCATGGCCTCCATGAGTGATACCCTGTCGCCTACCAGCAGTTGATCAATAACCTGGCTGGCAATGATTCTGGCAAGACTTTGACTTTTATCCTCCATAATGCGTTCGTTAAGCTGCATAATGCTGACAATAAAATAAATCCCCAGAGGCAATAAGAGTACCGCTAACACCCCGGTTCCCAACCACATCAATAATTGATTCAGAGACCAGCGGCTGAAATTCAATTTTTCTCTCTTATCTGTTCGTAGCGTTTATAAAGCTTTAAAGCGGAAAGATAGTCTTTTTCCCGCGCTGGAACAAACCGTTTAATTCCGATTGACGCAAGAATAGCTCTGCCTTCCGGGTCCTTGTCCAGATTTAAAAATGCATTTTTCAGGGAATCTGCAAAAGTATACCGCAGATGATTCGAAACTATCACCGGCGGGGGACCAAAGGTTTCACTCGACCAGATTTCTCTCAACCGCTCTTTCAACGAAGGATCTTCACGTTTCGCCGATTCCCATACTATTGAATGGACAGCGGCGGCGTTCACAATTCCTCGATCCACCGCAAAGAT
Above is a genomic segment from Candidatus Latescibacter sp. containing:
- a CDS encoding ATP-binding protein; amino-acid sequence: MEDKSQSLARIIASQVIDQLLVGDRVSLMEAMEKAASTDQNITYMCIEDSGGGIISHTFKNGFPLELQKILKNNRKQVLRFRTGEGPILDVSVPIMSGQLGWLHIGFSRKHALESLTHLFIVLSIGMTGALILIFAGAWFVSVKVSRPINILEREVSRFTPEKTPETALELKGTREIESLAHGFNEMVRRLNTLEHERAVIQKKMIHTERLSALGEMAAGLTHEIRNPLDGMLECVRYLEAESVKSERQTKFLPMIHEGLERINEVIENMLMFARSGTIATAEVCMTSDIVDTLEVMMQGKLKFRKIKLTWHKPGTCTCLCNKPAMVQALLNLVLNAVEAVKEKDAPEIFIEAVCDAKWVYISVEDNGAGIPQESEEKIFELFYTTKPSGRGTGLGLPISRQLIRAGGGDLVLSSRPSSLGGARFEIKIPRVYQKDCSLV